Proteins found in one Pseudoxanthomonas sp. SL93 genomic segment:
- a CDS encoding methylglyoxal synthase, with protein sequence MRLGLAANRLHHHTEDAALFRWLRASEAGIRELRLALHAVGRTHDAIAAAGMLRGYDGLKRYPYGRDGGLIKLVAEVVGLEGAERSLDGAIYFIDPVDPSSIFPEATALKRQCVIHGKPFLSTVASARDWIEMERIHAGFAPDRGADRFHALEAQTLALIAHDAMKPQMVEFAADHFGVLSRFAHRMATGTTGQQLNELAWSRGWPSQTPWVERFQSGPLGGDAQIADRVLEHRCQRVIFFENPHVARQHEADIQLLERAVTTVTDEAVCTTSLAVARRWCEAVTRRGALVGAT encoded by the coding sequence ATGCGCCTGGGCCTGGCTGCCAACCGCCTGCATCACCACACCGAAGATGCCGCGCTGTTCCGCTGGCTGCGCGCCAGTGAAGCCGGCATCCGCGAACTGCGGCTGGCCCTGCATGCGGTGGGCCGCACGCATGATGCGATCGCCGCGGCCGGCATGCTGCGGGGCTACGACGGCCTCAAGCGTTATCCGTATGGCCGCGATGGCGGGTTGATAAAGCTGGTGGCGGAAGTCGTCGGGCTGGAAGGGGCGGAACGCAGCCTCGACGGTGCGATCTACTTCATCGATCCGGTCGATCCGTCCTCGATCTTCCCCGAGGCCACCGCGCTGAAGCGGCAGTGCGTCATCCACGGCAAACCGTTCCTTTCCACCGTGGCGTCGGCACGCGACTGGATCGAGATGGAACGCATCCATGCGGGTTTCGCGCCGGACCGTGGCGCGGATCGCTTCCACGCGCTGGAAGCCCAGACGCTGGCGCTGATCGCGCACGATGCGATGAAGCCGCAGATGGTGGAATTCGCCGCCGACCACTTCGGCGTGCTGTCGCGTTTCGCCCACCGCATGGCCACCGGCACCACCGGTCAACAGCTCAACGAACTGGCGTGGAGCCGCGGCTGGCCATCGCAGACACCGTGGGTGGAGCGCTTCCAGAGCGGCCCGCTGGGTGGCGATGCGCAGATCGCCGACCGTGTGCTGGAGCACCGCTGCCAGCGCGTGATCTTCTTCGAGAATCCGCATGTCGCACGCCAGCACGAGGCCGACATCCAGCTGCTGGAGCGCGCCGTCACCACGGTCACCGATGAAGCGGTCTGCACCACGTCGCTGGCCGTCGCGCGGCGATGGTGTGAGGCGGTGACCAGGCGTGGGGCTCTTGTGGGAGCGACGTAA
- the gltB gene encoding glutamate synthase large subunit: MAPRSRQGSRHTGLYDPADERDACGFGMVAQLDDQPSRALVDTAIAALSRMTHRGGVAADGLTGDGCGLLIRKPDVFLRALADEANIALGVRYASGLVFLPRDEALAAQCRATLEGELFRTGVTVKGWRVPPTNDAVCGQLAKDTLPRIEQLFVDAGDQQNDEAFGLALFLARRRAEQLLRTSVPDFYVVTLSPHGIGYKGMVLPDKLPVFFSDLQRNDLASSAIVFHQRFSTNTLPRWPLAHPFRLLAHNGEINTIEGNRRWAQARSKVWKTPRFDIAEFDPVISMHGSDSQSLDNMLELLVAGGMDLIQALRILVPPATQSLEFKDADLAAFYEFYGLNTEPWDGPAGIVACDGRYAACMLDRNGLRPARWMLTSDRHFLVASEAGVWEVPAERVTRKGKLGPGEMMAIDLKRGDLLDSEAVDRINRGRAPYKQWLHQGVTYLQTELIDPSLTDAPFDEKTLRGYHKLFQLTSEEVEGVLRPLAETEQEATGSMGDDTPMAVLSRQTRPLYDYFRQGFAQVTNPPIDPLREDCVMSLTTQLGKETNIFHAGPETVNHIILNSPVLSQRKLRQIVRMAPYDQKHRYVDLSYSVEEGLKAGIERICAEVAQAAREGIVMVVLSDRRPQQGRPMIHALMATGAVHHHLCREGLRCDVNLIVETGTARDPHHIACLIGYGATAVYPYLAYQTLFDLGRRGILQLKKGGEQAQIGRSYRKGVYKGLSKIISKMGICTISSYRGAQLFEIVGLDPDVVELCFAETPSRIGGVGFERLDIEARQLEARAWNDREAPEVGGLLKYVHGGEYHMYNPDVVMTLQRATRTGDARDWQAYADVVNSRPPSALRDLLQLKKADTPTPLDDVADAADLLRRFDTAAISLGALSPEAHEALAIAMNRLGGRSNSGEGGEDPARYGTEKRSKIKQVASGRFGVTPEYLVNAEVLQIKVAQGAKPGEGGQLPGHKVNELIARLRYAKPGIGLISPPPHHDIYSIEDLAQLIYDLKQVNPTALVSVKLVSHAGVGTIAAGVVKAGADLITISGHDGGTGASPISSIRYAGVPWELGVAEAHQALVTNQLRDRAVLQTDGGLKTGLDVVKAALLGADSFGFGTGPMIVLGCKYLRICHLNNCATGVATQDERLRTQYFTGLPERVENFFRLLSEEVRQWLSYLGATSLDEIIGRTDLLQQIDVSPREGVNIDLSRLLKGAQFDSSSCAAQRLYESPDSLATQLDGLLAEPIRKKSGGDHRFLIHNTDRSIGTRLSGAIARHHGNHGMNDAPLNLRFRGSAGQSFGAFNAGGLLLELEGEANDYVGKGMAGGRLVVRPPRGARFEARNTPIIGNTCLYGATGGELFAAGRAGERFAVRNSGALAVIEGAGDHCCEYMTDGIVLVLGKVGLNFGAGFTGGLAYVLDLDRDFVDRYNHELIDIHRISPEGFESHRQHLHTLISRHRELTGSIWAQQILDEFRDYVGKFWLVKPKAASIDSLNETLRRAA; the protein is encoded by the coding sequence ATGGCCCCTCGCAGCCGCCAAGGCAGCCGTCACACGGGACTGTACGATCCCGCCGACGAACGCGATGCATGTGGTTTCGGCATGGTCGCACAGCTCGACGACCAGCCGTCGCGTGCCCTGGTCGATACCGCGATCGCCGCGCTTTCGCGGATGACCCATCGCGGCGGCGTGGCCGCCGACGGCCTTACCGGTGACGGCTGCGGCCTGCTGATCCGCAAACCCGACGTCTTCCTGCGCGCACTGGCCGATGAAGCGAACATCGCGCTGGGTGTTCGTTATGCATCGGGGCTGGTGTTCCTGCCGCGCGACGAAGCATTGGCCGCGCAGTGCCGCGCCACGCTGGAGGGCGAACTGTTCCGCACCGGCGTGACGGTAAAGGGCTGGCGCGTGCCGCCGACCAACGATGCCGTCTGCGGCCAGCTGGCCAAGGACACGCTGCCGCGCATCGAGCAGCTGTTCGTCGATGCGGGGGACCAGCAGAACGATGAAGCTTTCGGGCTGGCGCTGTTCCTGGCGCGTCGCCGCGCCGAACAGTTGTTGCGCACCAGCGTTCCCGATTTCTACGTGGTCACGCTGTCGCCGCACGGCATCGGCTACAAGGGCATGGTGCTGCCCGACAAGTTGCCGGTGTTCTTCAGCGATCTGCAGCGCAACGACCTGGCCAGCAGCGCGATCGTCTTCCACCAGCGCTTCTCCACCAACACGCTGCCGCGCTGGCCGCTGGCCCACCCGTTCCGCCTGCTGGCGCACAACGGCGAGATCAACACCATCGAGGGCAACCGCCGCTGGGCGCAGGCCCGCAGCAAGGTGTGGAAGACGCCGCGCTTCGACATCGCCGAATTCGACCCGGTCATCTCCATGCATGGCTCGGATTCGCAGAGCCTGGACAACATGCTGGAACTGCTGGTCGCCGGCGGCATGGACCTGATCCAGGCGCTGCGCATCCTGGTGCCGCCGGCGACGCAGTCGCTGGAATTCAAGGACGCCGACCTCGCCGCGTTCTACGAGTTCTACGGCCTCAACACCGAACCGTGGGACGGCCCGGCCGGCATCGTCGCCTGCGACGGCCGCTATGCCGCGTGCATGCTCGACCGCAACGGCCTGCGTCCCGCGCGCTGGATGCTGACCAGCGACCGCCATTTCCTGGTCGCATCCGAAGCAGGCGTGTGGGAAGTGCCGGCCGAGCGCGTTACCCGCAAGGGCAAGCTGGGGCCCGGCGAGATGATGGCGATCGACCTGAAGCGCGGCGATCTGCTCGACAGCGAGGCAGTGGATCGCATCAACCGCGGTCGCGCGCCGTACAAGCAGTGGCTGCACCAGGGCGTCACCTACCTGCAGACCGAACTGATCGATCCGTCGCTGACCGATGCACCGTTCGACGAGAAGACGCTGCGTGGCTACCACAAGCTGTTCCAGCTGACCTCGGAGGAGGTCGAGGGCGTGCTGCGTCCGCTGGCCGAGACCGAGCAGGAAGCCACCGGCTCGATGGGCGATGACACGCCGATGGCGGTACTCAGCCGGCAGACGCGTCCGCTCTACGACTATTTCCGCCAGGGATTCGCGCAGGTCACCAACCCGCCGATCGATCCGCTGCGCGAAGACTGCGTGATGTCGCTGACCACGCAGCTGGGCAAGGAAACCAACATCTTCCATGCCGGCCCGGAGACGGTGAACCACATCATCCTGAACTCGCCGGTGCTCAGCCAGCGCAAGCTGCGACAGATCGTCAGGATGGCGCCGTACGACCAGAAGCACCGCTACGTGGATCTGTCCTACAGCGTCGAGGAAGGCCTGAAGGCCGGCATCGAACGCATCTGCGCGGAAGTCGCCCAGGCCGCGCGCGAAGGCATCGTCATGGTCGTGCTGAGCGACCGCCGCCCGCAGCAGGGCCGGCCGATGATCCATGCATTGATGGCCACCGGCGCGGTGCACCACCACCTGTGCCGCGAAGGCCTGCGCTGCGATGTCAACCTGATCGTCGAGACCGGCACCGCGCGCGACCCGCACCACATCGCCTGCCTGATCGGCTATGGCGCCACCGCCGTGTACCCGTACCTGGCGTACCAGACGCTGTTCGACCTGGGCCGGCGCGGCATCCTGCAACTGAAGAAGGGTGGCGAACAGGCACAGATCGGCCGCAGCTACCGCAAGGGCGTCTACAAGGGCCTGTCGAAGATCATCTCGAAGATGGGCATCTGCACCATCAGCAGCTACCGCGGCGCGCAGCTGTTCGAGATCGTCGGCCTGGATCCCGACGTGGTGGAGCTGTGCTTCGCCGAAACGCCATCGCGCATCGGCGGGGTCGGCTTCGAACGGCTGGACATCGAGGCCCGCCAGTTGGAAGCGCGCGCCTGGAACGACCGCGAGGCGCCGGAAGTCGGCGGCCTGCTGAAATACGTGCACGGTGGCGAATACCACATGTACAACCCGGACGTGGTGATGACCTTGCAGCGCGCCACGCGCACCGGCGACGCCCGCGACTGGCAGGCCTATGCCGATGTGGTGAATTCGCGTCCGCCTTCGGCATTGCGCGACCTGCTGCAGCTGAAGAAGGCCGACACGCCGACGCCGCTGGATGACGTTGCCGATGCCGCCGACCTGCTGCGCCGCTTCGACACCGCCGCGATCAGCCTGGGCGCGTTGTCGCCGGAAGCCCATGAAGCGCTGGCCATCGCGATGAACCGCCTGGGTGGCCGCAGCAATTCCGGCGAAGGCGGCGAAGATCCCGCGCGCTACGGCACGGAGAAGCGCAGCAAGATCAAGCAGGTGGCGTCGGGCCGTTTCGGCGTGACGCCGGAATACCTGGTCAACGCCGAAGTACTGCAGATCAAGGTCGCGCAAGGCGCCAAGCCCGGCGAAGGCGGCCAGCTGCCCGGCCACAAGGTCAATGAACTGATCGCCCGGCTGCGCTATGCCAAGCCGGGCATCGGCCTGATCTCGCCGCCGCCGCACCACGACATCTATTCGATCGAAGACCTCGCCCAGCTGATCTACGACCTCAAGCAGGTCAACCCCACCGCGCTGGTCTCGGTGAAGCTGGTGTCGCACGCGGGCGTCGGCACCATCGCCGCCGGTGTCGTGAAGGCCGGTGCGGACCTGATCACCATCTCCGGACACGATGGCGGCACGGGCGCCAGCCCGATCAGTTCCATCCGCTATGCCGGCGTGCCGTGGGAACTGGGCGTGGCCGAAGCGCACCAGGCGCTGGTCACAAACCAGCTGCGCGACCGCGCGGTGCTGCAGACAGATGGCGGCCTGAAGACCGGCCTGGACGTGGTGAAGGCCGCGCTGCTGGGCGCCGACAGCTTCGGTTTCGGCACCGGTCCGATGATCGTGCTGGGCTGCAAGTACCTGCGCATCTGCCACCTCAACAACTGCGCCACCGGCGTGGCCACGCAGGACGAGCGTCTGCGCACGCAGTACTTCACCGGCCTGCCCGAGCGCGTGGAGAACTTCTTCCGCCTGCTCAGCGAGGAAGTGCGTCAGTGGCTGTCCTACCTGGGCGCGACGTCGCTGGACGAGATCATCGGCCGCACCGACCTGCTGCAGCAGATCGACGTGTCGCCGCGCGAAGGCGTCAACATCGACCTGTCGCGCCTGCTGAAGGGCGCGCAGTTCGACAGCAGCAGCTGCGCGGCGCAACGCCTGTACGAATCGCCCGACAGCCTGGCCACCCAGCTCGACGGCCTGCTGGCCGAGCCGATCAGGAAGAAGAGCGGCGGCGACCACCGCTTCCTGATCCACAACACCGACCGCAGCATCGGCACGCGCCTGTCAGGGGCCATCGCGCGCCATCACGGCAACCACGGCATGAACGATGCGCCGTTGAACCTGCGCTTCCGCGGCAGCGCCGGCCAGAGCTTCGGCGCCTTCAACGCCGGCGGCCTGCTGCTGGAGCTGGAAGGCGAAGCCAACGACTACGTCGGCAAGGGCATGGCGGGCGGGCGGCTGGTCGTGCGTCCGCCACGCGGCGCTCGCTTCGAGGCGCGCAACACGCCGATCATCGGCAATACCTGCCTGTACGGCGCGACCGGTGGCGAACTGTTCGCCGCCGGGCGGGCGGGCGAACGCTTCGCGGTGCGCAACTCCGGCGCACTAGCCGTCATCGAAGGCGCCGGCGACCACTGCTGCGAATACATGACCGACGGCATCGTGCTGGTGCTGGGCAAGGTGGGCCTGAACTTCGGCGCCGGCTTCACCGGCGGGCTGGCCTATGTGCTGGACCTGGACCGCGATTTCGTCGACCGCTACAACCACGAGCTGATCGACATCCACCGCATCAGCCCGGAAGGCTTCGAAAGCCACCGCCAGCACCTGCACACGCTGATCAGCCGCCACCGCGAACTGACCGGCAGCATCTGGGCGCAGCAGATCCTGGACGAGTTCCGCGACTACGTGGGCAAGTTCTGGCTGGTGAAGCCGAAGGCGGCGAGCATCGATTCGTTGAACGAGACCTTGAGGCGCGCGGCATGA
- a CDS encoding TCR/Tet family MFS transporter: MNAEPHAKPGRRAALIFIFITVLIDVLSFGVIIPVLPGLVRQFTGGDFAQAAWWVGVFGMLFAAIQFVCTPIQGTLSDRFGRRPVILLSCLGLGIDFILMALAQSLPWLLVARIFSGVFSASFTTANAYIADITPPEGRAKAFGMIGAAFGVGFIIGPIIGGELGAIDLRLPFWFAAGLALLNFLYGYFVLPESLPKEKRTATFDWAHANPVGSMVLLKRYPQVFGLAAVVLIANLAHYVYPSVFVLFAEYQYRWSERQISWVLAAVGVFSVIVQAGLVGRVVPKFGERRTLLFGLACGVVGFFIYGMADVGWMFLVGLPISALWGLAGPATQALITQQVGADVQGRIQGALMSLVSLAGIVGPMMFAGTFALFIGKQAPMHLPGAPWLLAALLLAIGWVVGWRFARPSTARA; the protein is encoded by the coding sequence GTGAACGCCGAACCGCACGCAAAACCCGGTCGCCGCGCCGCCCTGATCTTCATCTTCATCACCGTGCTGATCGACGTGCTGTCGTTCGGCGTGATCATTCCCGTGCTGCCCGGCCTGGTGCGCCAGTTCACCGGCGGCGACTTCGCGCAGGCGGCGTGGTGGGTGGGCGTGTTCGGCATGCTGTTCGCCGCCATCCAGTTCGTCTGCACGCCGATCCAGGGAACGCTGTCGGACCGCTTCGGTCGCCGGCCGGTGATCCTGCTCTCGTGCCTGGGGCTGGGCATCGACTTCATCCTGATGGCGCTCGCGCAGTCGTTGCCGTGGCTGCTGGTGGCGCGCATCTTCTCGGGTGTGTTCTCCGCCAGTTTCACCACGGCCAATGCCTACATCGCCGACATCACCCCGCCCGAGGGCCGCGCGAAGGCCTTCGGCATGATCGGCGCCGCCTTCGGCGTCGGCTTCATCATCGGCCCGATCATCGGCGGCGAACTGGGCGCCATCGACCTGCGCCTGCCGTTCTGGTTCGCGGCGGGCCTGGCGCTGCTGAACTTCCTGTACGGCTACTTCGTGCTGCCGGAATCCCTGCCGAAAGAGAAGCGGACCGCTACGTTCGACTGGGCGCACGCCAATCCGGTCGGATCGATGGTGCTGCTGAAGCGCTACCCGCAGGTGTTCGGATTGGCCGCGGTGGTGCTGATCGCCAACCTGGCGCATTACGTCTACCCCAGCGTGTTCGTGCTGTTCGCCGAGTACCAGTACCGCTGGAGCGAGCGGCAGATCAGCTGGGTGCTGGCGGCGGTCGGCGTGTTCAGCGTGATCGTGCAGGCCGGCCTGGTGGGCCGCGTGGTGCCGAAGTTCGGCGAGCGTCGCACGCTGCTGTTCGGCCTGGCCTGCGGCGTGGTCGGCTTCTTCATCTACGGCATGGCCGACGTCGGCTGGATGTTCCTGGTCGGATTGCCGATCAGCGCGCTGTGGGGCCTTGCGGGTCCGGCCACGCAGGCCTTGATCACGCAACAGGTTGGCGCTGATGTGCAAGGCCGCATCCAGGGGGCGTTGATGAGTCTGGTGAGTCTGGCCGGCATCGTCGGGCCGATGATGTTCGCCGGTACGTTCGCGCTCTTCATCGGCAAGCAGGCGCCGATGCACCTGCCCGGCGCCCCGTGGCTGCTGGCGGCGCTGCTGCTGGCCATCGGCTGGGTGGTGGGCTGGCGCTTCGCGCGGCCATCCACTGCCCGCGCCTGA
- a CDS encoding benzoate/H(+) symporter BenE family transporter: protein MDHPPPRHLLKDLSLSAIAAGFVTVLVGFASSAVIVFQAAQSLGASPAEISSWMWALGLGMGLTCIGLSLRYRMPVVTAWSTPGAAMLISSAAGLPLSDAVGAFMLSALLICVAGFSGFFERMISRIPVSLASGMLAGVLLRFGLEAFGAMKTQLGMVLTMFVVYLLARRLLPRYAVILTLLVGIAFAAGLGLLRVDGLALAWAKPIFIAPTLSFAAIAGIALPLFIVTMASQNVPGVAVIRASGYSIPISPVIGWTGVANLLLAPFGAFALNLAAITAAICMGREAHEDASRRYVAAMAAGVFYVIVGLFGATVAALFAAFPKELILAIAGIALLGTIGNSLAAALREEADREPALITFLVTASGLSLAGIGSAFWGLLAGVVTLLVWRRPS, encoded by the coding sequence ATGGACCACCCCCCTCCCCGCCACCTGCTCAAAGACCTCTCCCTCTCCGCGATCGCGGCTGGCTTCGTCACCGTGCTGGTCGGTTTCGCCAGCTCCGCCGTCATCGTGTTCCAGGCGGCGCAGTCGCTGGGCGCGTCGCCGGCGGAAATCAGTTCCTGGATGTGGGCGCTGGGGCTGGGGATGGGGCTGACCTGCATCGGCCTGTCGCTGCGCTACCGCATGCCGGTGGTGACCGCGTGGTCCACGCCCGGTGCGGCCATGCTGATCAGCAGCGCCGCGGGGTTGCCGCTGTCCGATGCGGTGGGCGCCTTCATGCTGTCTGCGCTGCTGATCTGCGTGGCAGGCTTCTCCGGGTTCTTCGAACGGATGATCAGCCGCATCCCGGTGTCGCTGGCGTCGGGCATGCTGGCCGGCGTGCTGCTGCGCTTCGGGCTGGAAGCCTTCGGCGCCATGAAGACCCAGCTGGGCATGGTGCTGACCATGTTCGTGGTGTACCTGCTGGCGCGCCGGTTGCTGCCGCGCTATGCGGTGATCCTGACGCTGCTGGTGGGCATCGCGTTCGCGGCGGGACTGGGATTGCTGCGCGTCGATGGACTGGCGCTGGCATGGGCGAAGCCGATCTTCATCGCCCCTACGCTGTCCTTCGCCGCCATCGCCGGCATCGCGCTGCCGCTGTTCATCGTGACGATGGCCTCGCAGAACGTGCCGGGCGTGGCGGTGATCCGCGCGTCCGGCTATTCGATCCCCATCTCGCCCGTCATCGGCTGGACCGGCGTGGCCAACCTGCTGCTGGCGCCGTTCGGTGCGTTCGCGTTGAACCTGGCGGCGATCACCGCGGCGATCTGCATGGGCCGCGAGGCGCACGAAGATGCCTCGCGGCGCTACGTGGCGGCGATGGCGGCCGGCGTGTTCTACGTCATCGTCGGCCTGTTCGGTGCCACGGTGGCAGCACTGTTCGCTGCATTCCCGAAGGAACTGATCCTCGCCATCGCCGGCATCGCCCTGCTGGGCACCATCGGCAACAGCCTGGCGGCCGCATTGCGTGAGGAAGCCGATCGCGAGCCGGCCCTCATCACTTTCCTGGTCACGGCCTCGGGACTGTCACTGGCCGGCATCGGTTCGGCGTTCTGGGGCCTGCTCGCCGGGGTGGTCACCTTGCTGGTGTGGCGGCGCCCCTCATGA
- a CDS encoding PepSY domain-containing protein has translation MQIIRHRHRLLTLAALAALSGAAFAQAPSPTAGKDALKEPQVRALLTEKGYTNIDDLDFEDGMWETDATSANGDRVDVRVNPAGGDVVAEKLVSNLSENDVKAKLAAAGYSKIHDVDFDDGVWKAEAERADGNDVEIHLAANTGEVIHVEND, from the coding sequence ATGCAGATCATCCGCCATCGCCACCGCCTGCTGACCCTGGCCGCCCTCGCCGCGCTGTCGGGCGCCGCTTTCGCGCAGGCACCGTCGCCGACCGCCGGCAAGGATGCATTGAAGGAGCCCCAGGTCCGCGCGTTGCTGACGGAGAAGGGCTACACCAACATCGACGACCTCGACTTCGAGGACGGCATGTGGGAGACCGATGCCACCAGCGCCAACGGTGATCGCGTCGACGTGCGCGTGAATCCCGCCGGCGGCGATGTCGTCGCGGAGAAGCTGGTGTCCAACCTCAGCGAGAACGATGTGAAGGCCAAGCTGGCCGCCGCGGGCTACTCCAAGATCCACGACGTCGACTTCGACGATGGCGTGTGGAAGGCCGAGGCCGAACGCGCCGATGGCAACGATGTGGAAATCCACCTGGCCGCCAACACCGGTGAAGTCATCCACGTCGAGAACGATTGA
- a CDS encoding FAD-dependent oxidoreductase produces MSKKQVFQFLDLPRTMPQRIPLELRTSGDWGELYGKFGKEEAQYQAGRCLDCGNPYCSWKCPVHNAIPQWLQLLQENRIEEAAELCHSTNPLPEVCGRVCPQDRLCEGSCTLEEFGAVTIGAAEKYIVDTALANGWRPDLSDVVPTGKRVAVIGAGPAGIGCADRLARAGIQAVVYDRYEQIGGLLQFGIPTFKLEKSVIAQRREVLEGMGVEFRLGVDVGRDVTLEQLLDEYDAVFLGTGAYRYTDGGLSGQDLDGVLPALPFLVQNGRIVGGNDPWGRPIAGWEDKLALPDLHGKRVVVLGGGDTGMDCVRSAIRLGAARVTCAYRRDEANMPGSAREVGNAREEGVRFLFNRQPLAIVAGDDGKVAGVQVVETKLGEPDGHGRRNAEPIAGSESVLDADVVIIAFGFSPSVPAWLAAQGVEGSPNGRIVVGGGERLPFQTTNPKLFAGGDAVRGADLVVTAVAEGRDAAASIATLLLA; encoded by the coding sequence ATGAGTAAGAAGCAGGTATTCCAGTTCCTCGACCTGCCGCGGACGATGCCGCAGCGCATTCCGCTGGAACTGCGCACGTCGGGCGACTGGGGCGAGCTGTATGGCAAGTTCGGCAAGGAGGAAGCGCAGTACCAGGCCGGCCGTTGCCTGGATTGCGGCAACCCGTACTGCAGCTGGAAATGCCCGGTGCACAACGCCATCCCGCAGTGGTTGCAGCTGCTGCAGGAAAACCGCATCGAGGAAGCCGCCGAGCTGTGCCATTCCACCAATCCGCTGCCCGAGGTCTGCGGCCGCGTCTGCCCGCAGGACCGTCTCTGCGAAGGCAGCTGCACGCTGGAGGAATTCGGCGCGGTCACCATCGGCGCGGCGGAGAAGTACATCGTCGATACCGCGCTGGCGAACGGATGGCGCCCCGACCTGAGCGATGTGGTGCCCACCGGCAAGCGCGTGGCGGTGATCGGCGCCGGTCCCGCCGGAATCGGCTGCGCTGACCGTCTCGCGCGCGCCGGCATCCAGGCCGTGGTCTACGACCGCTACGAACAGATCGGCGGCCTGCTGCAGTTCGGCATTCCCACCTTCAAGCTGGAGAAGAGCGTCATCGCCCAGCGCCGCGAGGTGCTGGAAGGCATGGGCGTGGAGTTCCGGCTGGGCGTGGACGTCGGCCGCGACGTGACGCTGGAGCAGCTGCTGGACGAGTACGACGCGGTGTTCCTCGGCACCGGCGCCTACCGCTACACCGACGGCGGACTGAGCGGACAGGACCTCGACGGCGTGCTGCCGGCGTTGCCTTTCCTGGTGCAGAACGGGCGCATCGTCGGCGGCAACGATCCGTGGGGCCGGCCCATCGCGGGCTGGGAAGACAAGCTGGCGTTGCCCGACCTGCACGGCAAGCGGGTGGTGGTGCTGGGCGGCGGCGATACCGGCATGGACTGCGTGCGCAGCGCGATCCGCCTGGGTGCCGCCAGGGTCACCTGCGCGTATCGCCGCGATGAAGCCAACATGCCCGGTTCCGCGCGCGAAGTCGGCAATGCCCGCGAAGAAGGCGTGCGCTTCCTGTTCAACCGCCAACCGCTGGCCATCGTGGCCGGCGACGATGGCAAGGTCGCCGGCGTGCAGGTGGTCGAGACGAAGCTCGGCGAACCGGACGGACACGGTCGCCGGAACGCGGAACCGATCGCGGGCAGCGAGTCGGTGCTGGATGCGGACGTGGTGATCATCGCGTTCGGCTTCTCGCCCAGCGTGCCGGCATGGCTGGCCGCGCAGGGTGTGGAAGGCAGCCCGAACGGACGCATCGTGGTCGGTGGCGGCGAGCGCCTTCCCTTCCAGACGACGAATCCGAAGCTGTTCGCTGGCGGCGACGCGGTGCGTGGCGCGGACCTGGTGGTCACGGCCGTGGCCGAGGGCCGTGATGCCGCGGCCAGCATCGCGACGTTGTTGCTGGCATAG
- a CDS encoding D-hexose-6-phosphate mutarotase, which translates to MNALPDGITHDTWQGLDVLRLQSPHSTALLSLYGGQLLSFVPHGFDDLLWLSPDSALPPKAIRGGVPVCWPYFGRQGREADAPQHGHARLTRWQLVDARTQVDGSLQLKLALPLEPGVPLELAMTLHVGKELRQSIDTLHRGDAPYTLTQALHTYFRVADARRASVTGLDGLHYADKYDGETHRQSGPWSLHDPRDPGHSDRIYTGTGHRFDLLDPAGGRRIRLDTFGSRSLVVWNPGADGARDIADMPHDGWQQFICLEAANASDDRIDLEPGQRHRLSQVISVGPL; encoded by the coding sequence ATGAACGCATTGCCCGACGGCATCACCCACGACACCTGGCAGGGACTGGATGTCCTGCGTCTGCAGTCACCGCATTCCACCGCGCTGCTCAGCCTGTACGGCGGCCAGCTGCTGTCGTTCGTGCCCCACGGCTTCGACGACCTGCTGTGGCTGTCACCGGACAGCGCGCTGCCGCCGAAAGCCATCCGCGGCGGCGTGCCGGTCTGCTGGCCGTACTTCGGCCGGCAAGGACGGGAGGCCGACGCGCCCCAGCATGGCCACGCGCGCCTGACGCGCTGGCAGCTGGTGGATGCGCGCACGCAGGTCGATGGCAGCCTGCAGTTGAAGCTGGCGCTGCCGCTGGAACCGGGCGTGCCGCTGGAACTGGCCATGACGCTGCACGTGGGCAAGGAACTGCGACAGAGCATCGACACGCTGCATCGCGGCGATGCGCCGTACACCCTGACGCAGGCGCTGCATACCTATTTTCGCGTGGCCGACGCGCGCCGGGCCAGCGTCACCGGACTGGACGGCCTGCACTACGCGGACAAGTACGACGGCGAGACGCACCGGCAATCCGGCCCCTGGTCGCTGCACGATCCGCGCGACCCCGGACACAGCGACCGCATCTACACCGGTACCGGCCATCGCTTCGACCTGCTGGATCCTGCTGGCGGGCGCCGCATCCGGCTGGACACCTTCGGCAGCCGTTCGCTGGTGGTGTGGAATCCGGGCGCCGATGGTGCGCGGGATATCGCCGACATGCCGCATGACGGCTGGCAGCAGTTCATCTGCCTGGAGGCCGCGAATGCGAGCGATGACCGCATCGACCTGGAACCGGGCCAGCGCCATCGGTTGAGCCAGGTCATTTCGGTGGGCCCGTTGTAG